The genomic window TTGTTGGTGCTCTTACAAATATCAAAATGCTGGTCCGGGTGGTATTAGCGGTATTTTTGTACACGAAAAACATTTCTCAGATCAATCTTTACATCGCTTTGCGGGATGGTGGGGCTACCAAGAAAAAAATCGCTTTTTAATGGAAAAAGGCTTTGTACCCGAAGTAGGTGCAGATGGTTGGCAGGTAAGTTGCACGCAAGTAATGCCAATGGCTTTATACCATGCTTCTTTACAGCTGTTCGAAAAGGTGGGTTTTATGCAACCATTACGAGAGAAAAGTAAAGTATTAAGCGCTTATCTTTTTTATATTATTGGCGAAGTAAACCATGCACTAGGATGTGAACAATTCAAAATCATTACACCACAAAATGCAGATGAAAGAGGTGCACAGGTGTCCATTATCGCTAAAAGTGACGGCAAAAAAATCTTCGATCATTTGGTTAAAAATAATGTACTTGGCGATTGGAGAGAGCCAAATGTGATTAGGTTAAGCGCCGTACCTATGTACAACAGTTTTGAGGATGTTTTTAAAACGGGCGAATTATTGTTAGCCGTTAGCAAATCGATATAAACAATGATTAATTACAACCCAAAAGAATGGCTTAGTTTTATTTTTAAGTTTCACAAGGCTGATACTTTTCACAAGCTTTGGAAGCTCATGCTAAGTGTTTCGGTGTTTTCTGGAATAATTGCCTATTTAGAGCTTAATCACATTAAACTGGCAGAAACTACCTACATCAAGAATGTGGGAATGATGCATAATCTTTTAGGTTTTGTAATTTCTATGCTCTTGGTGTTTAGAACCAATACCTCTTACGATAGATGGTGGGAAGGTAGAAGGTTATTGGGCGGTTTGGTAAATGTAAGTAGAAACTTTGCCATTAGGTTAAATGCACTTAACCTTAATGCAGACGATAAGGCTTTTTTCAAATACGCTATCCCAAAATATGCCTTTGCTTTGAAAGAACATTTACGTGAAAAACAATATTTTGGCAAAGACAACATTTTAATAGAAATTGATGGCGGAAAGCACATTCCGAACCAAGTTGCAGTAAGTATTACCAATAAACTTTTTTATTTAAGTAGAGAGGGTAAAATTACTGGAGAACAGCTGATTACTTTAAGTACAGATAGCACGCAGTTTACAGATATTTGCGGTGCTTGCGAGCGAATTAAAAACACACCAATCCCATATTCTTACAGTGCATTTATTAAGAAGTTTATCTTTGTCTATGTAATTACTTTACCATTTGGATGGGTGTTTAGCTTAGGTTATTTTGTGGTAGCCATTGTGCCGTTTATCCTATATGTATTGGCCAGTTTAGAGTTAATTGCCGAAGAAATTGAAAATCCATTTGGTACCGACGCCAACGATTTACCTGTAGATGAAATAGCAAACAATATTGAAAAGCATGTAGGGGAGATTTTAAGTTAGGGTTAACTGTTGATAAAATGAACAAAGAGTAAAGACATGATTTTTTAATAGCTATCAAATTCTTATTCTTTGCTCTTTTATCCTTGCTCCAAATTATGATTAAAATAGCCTACCACCCCGTATACGCACATCCATTACCAGCCGGACACCGTTTCCCGATGCTGAAATATGAGTTGATACCTGC from Pedobacter sp. SL55 includes these protein-coding regions:
- a CDS encoding bestrophin family protein, whose product is MINYNPKEWLSFIFKFHKADTFHKLWKLMLSVSVFSGIIAYLELNHIKLAETTYIKNVGMMHNLLGFVISMLLVFRTNTSYDRWWEGRRLLGGLVNVSRNFAIRLNALNLNADDKAFFKYAIPKYAFALKEHLREKQYFGKDNILIEIDGGKHIPNQVAVSITNKLFYLSREGKITGEQLITLSTDSTQFTDICGACERIKNTPIPYSYSAFIKKFIFVYVITLPFGWVFSLGYFVVAIVPFILYVLASLELIAEEIENPFGTDANDLPVDEIANNIEKHVGEILS